One segment of Synechococcus sp. A15-24 DNA contains the following:
- a CDS encoding M61 family metallopeptidase, protein MNGDVHVHLDLVQPEEQRIRVTMRWTGSTPRQILQFPLWTPGSYTIRDPVQHLHSLQLTAATGVVSLRRLAPHQWLVDDLDSGPLCLSYVVEARDLTVRTAFVDPEFASFSLAAVVMELDGCRWTPHRLTVNIADAWQVHCPLPSDGDGWRAADFDDLLDSPVQAGPFESQLFRVQERQHELLLMGDPPGGWPTTLKADVERVCEATCRLMGTPPPAGDRYQLVIQMLDSGYGGLEHDHSAVLQFNWSALAKPDGYRQLLQLVGHEYLHQWNVRRLRPREFRPYDYGHPVVSEGLWFAEGITSYFDLVLPLLAGCSDRSTLLKDLSDELSRVLMAPGRRVQSLAASAQEAWVKLYKATAVSADSQISYYRLGAATAFCLDVRLRQRDSSLAEQLRALWMTHGTVGRGFVREDLTVLLKAVDPGLADDLDQWLDSPGALPLQDTAALIGARFDPVPLAGPDHGLTLADVNGRVVVRRVALDSPGRAAALVSGDELIAIDGRRVNASTDLPLLLRVDRPALVTYARRNYLGTTQLCAVPGVERWCLSWEPAASSEQLFLRDRWFRFL, encoded by the coding sequence GTGAACGGCGACGTTCACGTTCATCTGGATCTTGTTCAACCAGAAGAACAGCGCATTCGCGTCACGATGCGGTGGACAGGCTCCACCCCACGCCAGATCCTGCAGTTCCCCCTTTGGACACCTGGTTCGTACACCATCCGTGATCCCGTCCAGCATCTGCACAGCCTGCAGCTGACGGCTGCCACAGGTGTCGTCTCACTGCGACGTCTTGCGCCCCATCAATGGCTGGTGGACGATCTCGATTCAGGGCCGCTGTGCCTCAGCTATGTGGTGGAAGCCAGGGACCTGACGGTGCGGACCGCCTTTGTCGATCCGGAGTTCGCCTCCTTCAGCCTCGCTGCAGTGGTGATGGAACTTGATGGATGCCGGTGGACTCCCCATCGACTCACTGTGAATATCGCTGACGCCTGGCAGGTCCACTGCCCCCTCCCAAGTGATGGGGATGGATGGCGCGCCGCCGATTTCGACGATTTGTTAGATAGTCCAGTCCAGGCAGGTCCGTTTGAAAGCCAGCTTTTTCGTGTTCAAGAGCGTCAGCACGAGTTGCTGCTCATGGGGGACCCGCCGGGGGGATGGCCGACCACGCTGAAGGCGGATGTTGAACGGGTCTGTGAAGCCACCTGTCGCTTGATGGGCACCCCCCCTCCGGCGGGTGATCGCTATCAGCTGGTCATTCAGATGCTTGACAGCGGCTATGGCGGCCTTGAGCACGATCACAGTGCTGTATTGCAGTTCAACTGGTCAGCCCTGGCGAAACCGGATGGTTACCGGCAATTGCTGCAGCTGGTGGGCCACGAATATCTGCACCAGTGGAATGTGCGACGACTGCGCCCACGGGAGTTCCGCCCCTACGACTACGGCCACCCCGTTGTCAGCGAAGGGCTTTGGTTCGCCGAGGGAATCACCAGCTACTTCGACCTCGTGTTGCCGCTTCTGGCTGGCTGCAGTGATCGCTCCACATTGCTGAAAGATCTCAGTGATGAGCTGTCCAGGGTGCTGATGGCTCCTGGGCGGCGGGTGCAATCCCTGGCTGCCAGCGCTCAGGAAGCCTGGGTGAAGTTGTACAAGGCCACTGCGGTCTCAGCTGACAGCCAAATCAGCTACTACCGCCTCGGGGCCGCCACGGCGTTCTGTCTGGATGTGCGCCTTCGGCAGAGGGACAGTTCCCTGGCGGAACAGCTTCGTGCTCTCTGGATGACACACGGAACGGTGGGGCGAGGCTTTGTTCGGGAGGATCTCACCGTGTTGCTGAAAGCCGTTGATCCCGGTCTTGCCGATGATCTCGACCAGTGGCTGGACAGTCCTGGCGCCTTGCCCCTTCAGGACACGGCAGCTCTGATTGGAGCGCGATTCGATCCCGTACCCCTGGCTGGACCCGATCACGGTCTGACCCTGGCTGATGTCAACGGTCGTGTTGTTGTGAGGCGTGTCGCCTTGGATAGTCCTGGCCGCGCTGCGGCACTGGTTAGTGGCGATGAACTTATTGCCATCGATGGCAGACGGGTGAACGCCTCAACGGATCTTCCCTTGCTGCTGAGGGTGGATCGACCGGCACTGGTCACCTATGCCCGTCGCAACTACCTCGGCACAACTCAACTTTGTGCGGTTCCTGGAGTGGAACGGTGGTGCCTCAGCTGGGAACCTGCGGCATCCTCGGAACAGCTGTTTCTGAGAGATCGATGGTTCCGGTTTCTCTGA
- a CDS encoding DUF1257 domain-containing protein encodes MSHLSILPTAYTRADLLEAALHHEGFGVVKSAVMAPFNGKSHPVDLLASLPDGSPSIGWVLGSDGVITMVGDLQRLARHQGLEARLQRVARRYALLAALESMDCFGSTATMTIESF; translated from the coding sequence ATGTCCCATCTCTCCATCCTGCCGACCGCCTACACACGTGCAGATCTGCTGGAAGCAGCTCTGCATCACGAAGGATTTGGTGTCGTCAAGAGTGCTGTGATGGCCCCCTTCAATGGCAAGTCCCATCCGGTGGATCTGCTTGCCTCCCTGCCTGATGGTTCCCCATCCATTGGCTGGGTTTTGGGATCCGATGGAGTGATCACCATGGTGGGTGATCTGCAACGGCTGGCCCGCCATCAGGGTCTAGAGGCAAGGCTCCAGCGGGTGGCACGGCGATATGCGCTTCTTGCTGCTCTTGAGTCGATGGATTGCTTTGGATCCACCGCGACGATGACCATCGAGTCGTTCTGA
- the purN gene encoding phosphoribosylglycinamide formyltransferase, whose translation MPSDQALIHPSSGGASDLDPTVRVGVMASGNGSNFEALATAIRDGHINAEIALLVVNNPGCGAQQRAARLGIPWQLFNHRDYDSRSALDRDLVQRFQSLGVEGIVMAGWMRIVTNELIQAFPDRLINIHPSLLPSFRGLDGVGQALKAGVRVAGCTVHLLTEDLDAGPILVQAAVPVLDGDSHDSLSQRIQQQEHRILPTGLTLAADRWRQG comes from the coding sequence ATGCCATCTGACCAGGCCCTGATTCATCCATCGTCAGGAGGAGCATCCGATCTCGATCCCACGGTCAGAGTGGGCGTGATGGCATCGGGTAACGGAAGCAATTTCGAGGCCTTGGCAACAGCGATCCGGGATGGACACATCAATGCCGAGATCGCTCTGTTGGTGGTGAACAACCCTGGCTGCGGTGCCCAACAACGGGCTGCACGGCTCGGCATTCCCTGGCAACTGTTCAATCATCGGGACTACGACAGCCGCTCAGCACTCGACCGTGACCTGGTGCAGCGATTCCAATCGCTGGGCGTAGAAGGGATTGTGATGGCGGGCTGGATGCGCATTGTCACCAACGAGTTGATTCAGGCCTTCCCAGACCGGCTGATCAACATCCATCCATCGCTTCTGCCCAGCTTCCGGGGGCTTGATGGCGTCGGCCAGGCCCTCAAGGCCGGGGTCCGAGTCGCTGGTTGCACGGTTCATCTGCTTACAGAGGACCTGGATGCCGGTCCGATCCTGGTTCAGGCAGCAGTGCCGGTACTCGACGGTGACAGTCACGACAGCCTGTCCCAGCGGATTCAACAACAGGAACATCGCATCCTGCCCACTGGCCTGACGCTGGCAGCTGATCGCTGGCGTCAGGGGTAA
- the argC gene encoding N-acetyl-gamma-glutamyl-phosphate reductase produces the protein MAGGGQGRVAVIGASGYGGLQTIRLLQDHPSLTVTFLGGERSAGRRWSSICSFLPLPDDPVVQSADAERIAEAADYAVLSLPNGLACQLAPELLQRGVRVVDLSADFRYRSLEQWSQVYGQEANRLSRDDSDLCRKAVYGLPEWHGPAIAEARLVAAPGCFPTASLLPLLPFLKQGLIDTDGIVIDAKTGTSGGGRVPKETMLLAEASESIAPYGVIGHRHTSEIEQMAREVAGQDVRLQFTAHLVPMVRGLLSTVYARLRDPGLTAEDCTTVLDAVYRHHHCVSVLPVGTYPATKWARHTNRALVSVQVDTRTGQMILMSAIDNLIKGQAGQGVQCLNLMHGLPPETGLPLQSFYP, from the coding sequence ATGGCTGGTGGTGGGCAGGGTCGTGTCGCGGTGATCGGTGCATCGGGCTACGGGGGGCTGCAGACCATCAGGCTTCTGCAGGACCATCCGTCCTTGACCGTCACGTTCCTCGGCGGAGAACGGAGTGCAGGACGGCGCTGGAGCTCGATCTGCTCATTTCTGCCGCTGCCGGATGATCCCGTTGTTCAGTCCGCTGATGCTGAGCGCATCGCTGAGGCCGCGGATTATGCCGTCCTCAGCCTCCCCAATGGATTGGCCTGTCAACTCGCACCGGAGCTTCTGCAGCGAGGTGTGCGGGTGGTGGATCTCTCGGCCGACTTTCGCTACCGATCGCTGGAGCAGTGGAGTCAGGTGTACGGCCAGGAGGCCAACCGTCTCTCACGGGACGATTCGGACCTCTGCCGAAAGGCGGTGTATGGATTGCCGGAGTGGCATGGTCCTGCCATTGCCGAGGCCAGGTTGGTCGCCGCGCCCGGTTGCTTCCCGACCGCAAGCCTGCTTCCGTTGCTTCCCTTCCTCAAGCAGGGCCTGATCGACACCGACGGCATCGTCATCGACGCCAAAACAGGCACATCCGGTGGCGGTCGTGTTCCCAAAGAGACGATGTTGCTGGCAGAGGCCTCAGAGTCGATTGCCCCTTACGGCGTGATCGGACATAGGCATACCTCGGAAATCGAACAGATGGCCCGGGAGGTCGCTGGACAGGATGTTCGGTTGCAATTCACTGCCCATCTCGTGCCGATGGTGCGTGGACTCTTATCAACGGTGTACGCGCGCCTGCGGGATCCTGGTCTGACCGCTGAGGACTGCACAACGGTTCTCGATGCGGTGTATCGGCACCACCACTGCGTTTCCGTGCTGCCGGTGGGCACCTATCCAGCCACCAAGTGGGCACGGCACACCAATCGCGCGTTGGTCTCCGTTCAGGTGGACACAAGAACCGGGCAGATGATCCTGATGAGCGCCATCGACAACCTGATCAAAGGTCAGGCTGGACAGGGGGTGCAATGCCTGAACCTGATGCATGGCCTGCCGCCGGAGACAGGGCTTCCCTTGCAGAGTTTTTACCCCTGA
- the ribBA gene encoding bifunctional 3,4-dihydroxy-2-butanone-4-phosphate synthase/GTP cyclohydrolase II → MATSNQQLIVQRLIMMELQNGRLLNSSYQHQQDDPIRFDDIAEALAAIRNGACVVVVDDEQRENEGDLICAAQFATPEAINFMATEARGLICLAMEGKRLDELDLPLMVDRNTDANETAFTVSIDAGAEHGVSTGISAEDRARTIQVALNPKTRPAELRRPGHIFPLRAKPGGVLKRAGHTEAAVDLAQLAGLTPSGVICEIQNSDGSMARLPELRAYADTWGLKLISIAELIRYRLDNERFVQRQAHAELPSQFGSFQAIGYCNELDGSEHVALVKGDPASLHEPVLVRMHSECLTGDAFGSLRCDCRPQLEAALRQIEREGEGVVVYLRQEGRGIGLINKLRAYSLQDGGLDTVEANERLGFPADLRNYGVGAQILSDLGIHRLRLLTNNPRKIAGLGGYGLQVEERVPLVMDAGDHNADYLAAKRDKLGHLICSDGPCTFLALAVNDRSESLPSIRSRVEDLAETHGQSLEALHEPRLLALWDRPQFVWKLTPEVDAPLALLQSIAQLESTQRIGLLRVSTERSALHPSQTLEREERSLVELIQTNGDERLTQRPSLMHWSARH, encoded by the coding sequence ATGGCGACGTCCAACCAACAGTTGATCGTACAGAGATTGATAATGATGGAATTGCAGAACGGCAGACTTCTGAACTCCAGTTACCAGCATCAGCAGGACGATCCGATCCGCTTCGATGACATCGCCGAGGCGTTGGCCGCCATTCGCAATGGTGCCTGTGTGGTGGTGGTCGATGACGAGCAGCGTGAAAACGAAGGCGATCTGATCTGCGCCGCTCAGTTCGCCACACCGGAAGCGATCAATTTCATGGCGACCGAGGCCCGCGGGCTGATCTGTCTGGCCATGGAGGGGAAGCGGCTTGACGAGCTCGATCTCCCCCTCATGGTGGACCGCAACACCGATGCCAACGAAACGGCCTTCACGGTGAGCATCGATGCGGGAGCTGAGCACGGCGTCAGCACTGGAATCTCTGCGGAGGATCGTGCACGGACGATTCAGGTTGCCCTCAATCCCAAGACGCGACCTGCTGAGCTGCGACGGCCGGGACACATTTTTCCGCTGCGGGCCAAGCCCGGCGGCGTGCTGAAACGCGCCGGACATACGGAAGCAGCAGTTGACCTGGCCCAGCTGGCGGGGCTTACCCCCTCCGGCGTGATCTGCGAGATCCAGAACAGCGATGGCTCGATGGCCCGTCTGCCGGAACTGAGGGCTTACGCCGATACCTGGGGATTGAAGCTGATCAGCATCGCTGAACTGATCCGTTACCGGCTGGACAACGAACGGTTTGTGCAACGGCAGGCCCATGCGGAACTGCCGAGTCAGTTCGGTTCGTTCCAGGCCATCGGCTACTGCAATGAACTGGATGGCTCGGAACATGTGGCTCTCGTCAAAGGTGACCCGGCCTCCCTGCATGAACCGGTGCTGGTGCGGATGCATTCGGAATGCCTAACCGGTGATGCTTTCGGATCCCTGCGCTGCGACTGCCGCCCTCAGCTGGAAGCAGCACTCCGCCAAATCGAACGTGAGGGGGAAGGTGTGGTGGTTTATCTACGACAGGAGGGGCGCGGCATCGGTCTGATCAACAAACTTCGCGCCTACAGCCTTCAGGATGGAGGCCTGGACACTGTTGAAGCCAACGAACGGCTGGGGTTCCCTGCCGACCTGCGCAACTACGGGGTGGGGGCGCAGATCCTCTCGGATCTCGGCATCCATCGCTTGCGACTGCTGACCAACAACCCCCGCAAGATCGCTGGGCTCGGGGGCTATGGACTTCAGGTGGAAGAACGGGTTCCCCTGGTGATGGATGCCGGTGATCACAACGCCGACTATCTGGCTGCCAAGCGCGACAAACTCGGCCATCTCATTTGCAGCGATGGTCCCTGCACCTTTCTCGCCCTTGCGGTGAACGATCGAAGCGAGAGCCTGCCCTCGATCCGCTCCCGTGTGGAAGATCTCGCTGAGACCCATGGCCAATCGCTGGAAGCCCTGCACGAGCCACGATTGCTGGCGCTCTGGGACCGTCCCCAGTTCGTCTGGAAGCTGACGCCGGAGGTGGATGCTCCGCTGGCACTGCTGCAGTCGATTGCCCAGCTGGAGTCCACACAACGCATTGGACTGCTTCGCGTCAGCACCGAGCGCAGTGCGCTCCACCCATCACAAACATTGGAACGGGAAGAGCGTTCCTTGGTTGAGCTCATCCAGACCAATGGGGACGAACGTCTGACGCAACGTCCGTCCCTCATGCATTGGTCAGCCAGGCACTGA
- a CDS encoding peptidylprolyl isomerase, whose amino-acid sequence MTKALMDTDAGQIELELFESDAPNTVANFVKLAKDGFYDGLAFHRVIPGFMAQGGCPNSREGARGMAGTGGPGYQIDCEINGQKHQAGTLAMAHAGRNTGGSQFYICHEAQPHLDGVHTVFGHTGNMDVILKLSNGSKINKVTIQD is encoded by the coding sequence ATGACCAAGGCTCTGATGGACACCGACGCAGGGCAGATCGAGCTCGAGCTGTTTGAGTCCGACGCTCCCAACACGGTGGCCAATTTCGTGAAACTGGCCAAGGACGGCTTCTATGACGGCCTCGCCTTCCACCGGGTCATCCCCGGTTTCATGGCTCAGGGTGGATGCCCCAACAGCCGAGAGGGTGCGCGTGGCATGGCCGGCACCGGTGGCCCCGGCTATCAGATCGATTGCGAAATCAATGGCCAGAAGCACCAGGCCGGCACCCTGGCCATGGCCCATGCCGGTCGCAACACCGGTGGCTCACAGTTTTATATCTGCCACGAAGCACAGCCCCATCTGGATGGCGTGCACACAGTGTTCGGTCATACCGGAAACATGGATGTGATTCTGAAGCTCAGCAACGGATCCAAGATCAACAAGGTGACCATTCAGGACTGA
- the mtnP gene encoding S-methyl-5'-thioadenosine phosphorylase yields the protein MPDLSNARVGVIGGSGLYAIPGLDQVEELSLDTPFGRPSDVLRMGTLQGMETVFLARHGRHHQLLPREIPYQANIWAMRQLNVRWLISVSAVGSLQEHLRPRDMVVPDQFIDRTQQRPQSFFGDGCVAHVSLADPFCPRLSELLAEAAASAMPAGHHLHRGGTYLCMEGPAFSTRAESLLYRSWGCSVIGMTNHTEARLAREAELAYASLSMVTDFDCWHNDHDAVSVEMVVGNLKANAVATEPILNRLMLSLKEQRPSSAAHTALADALITAPEHVLPKTRERLNLFTRPYWGSFPQD from the coding sequence ATGCCCGACCTCAGCAACGCCCGTGTTGGTGTCATCGGCGGCAGCGGTCTTTACGCCATTCCTGGGCTCGACCAGGTGGAGGAACTGAGCCTCGACACGCCGTTCGGGCGTCCCTCCGATGTTCTCAGGATGGGGACGTTGCAGGGCATGGAGACGGTGTTTCTGGCCCGTCACGGTCGCCATCACCAGTTGTTGCCTCGCGAGATTCCTTACCAGGCGAACATCTGGGCCATGCGTCAGCTCAACGTTCGCTGGCTGATCTCAGTGTCGGCAGTGGGGTCGCTGCAGGAGCACCTGCGCCCGCGGGACATGGTGGTGCCGGATCAGTTCATTGATCGGACCCAACAACGACCTCAGTCGTTCTTTGGTGATGGCTGCGTCGCCCACGTGAGCCTGGCGGATCCGTTCTGCCCCCGATTGAGCGAACTCCTGGCGGAGGCTGCAGCCTCGGCGATGCCGGCCGGCCACCACCTTCATCGTGGTGGCACATACCTCTGTATGGAGGGCCCTGCGTTCTCAACGCGAGCCGAAAGCCTGCTGTACCGAAGCTGGGGATGCTCCGTGATCGGCATGACCAATCACACCGAAGCGCGACTGGCTCGGGAAGCTGAGCTCGCCTACGCCTCTCTCTCGATGGTCACCGACTTCGATTGCTGGCACAACGACCATGACGCCGTCAGCGTTGAGATGGTGGTCGGCAACCTCAAGGCCAACGCCGTGGCCACAGAACCGATCCTCAATCGGCTGATGTTGAGCCTCAAGGAGCAACGACCCAGTTCAGCCGCGCACACGGCCCTGGCCGACGCCTTGATCACGGCCCCCGAACACGTGCTGCCTAAGACGCGCGAGCGTCTGAATCTCTTCACGCGGCCCTACTGGGGCTCATTCCCTCAGGATTGA
- the murQ gene encoding N-acetylmuramic acid 6-phosphate etherase, with the protein MTRFQSDAAVSADRGHLITEQPNPRSTALDLLDTAELVTLFVEEDRCPQQAVADASASISAAVDCIASRLKAGGRLFYLGAGTSGRLGVLDAAECPPTFCSDPEMVQGVLAGGAPALLRSSEGLEDLEAAGREDLDQRGFNTGDCLVGIAAGGTTPYVRGGLSHARSIGALAIAMACVPSDQSPLPCDIDIRLLTGPELLTGSTRLKAGTATKMALNIISTAVMVRLGKVFGNRMVDVSASNSKLVDRSLRILRDLGGVERDDGLVLLDQAGGSVKLALLMASSGLPSSEAMELLQTHDGQLRQALASQGLKLAQS; encoded by the coding sequence ATGACTCGTTTCCAATCCGACGCTGCCGTCTCGGCCGATCGCGGCCACCTGATCACTGAGCAGCCCAATCCCAGAAGCACCGCCCTGGATCTGCTCGACACAGCCGAGCTGGTGACGTTGTTCGTGGAGGAGGATCGCTGCCCTCAACAAGCCGTAGCGGACGCTTCGGCATCGATCAGTGCGGCTGTTGATTGCATCGCATCCCGACTCAAGGCTGGTGGCCGATTGTTTTATCTGGGGGCGGGAACGTCAGGGCGGCTCGGTGTGCTGGATGCCGCTGAATGCCCTCCAACCTTCTGCAGTGATCCGGAGATGGTTCAAGGCGTGCTGGCTGGTGGTGCCCCCGCACTGCTGCGCAGTTCCGAGGGACTAGAGGATCTGGAGGCCGCCGGTCGAGAGGATCTCGATCAGCGCGGTTTCAATACCGGGGACTGTCTTGTCGGCATTGCCGCTGGCGGCACGACGCCGTACGTGCGGGGTGGCCTCAGCCATGCCCGCAGCATCGGTGCTCTGGCCATTGCCATGGCCTGTGTACCGAGCGATCAGTCTCCACTCCCCTGCGACATCGACATCCGTCTGCTGACGGGGCCTGAACTCCTCACCGGTTCCACACGGCTCAAGGCTGGAACCGCCACCAAAATGGCCTTGAACATCATCTCCACCGCCGTCATGGTTCGGCTAGGCAAGGTGTTCGGCAACCGGATGGTGGATGTTTCCGCCAGCAACAGCAAGCTGGTGGACCGATCCCTGAGAATCCTTCGGGACCTTGGTGGTGTTGAGCGGGATGACGGCCTCGTCTTACTGGATCAGGCGGGTGGTTCGGTCAAGCTGGCCTTGCTCATGGCCAGCAGTGGCCTTCCGTCGAGTGAGGCGATGGAGTTGCTCCAGACCCACGACGGTCAGCTTCGCCAGGCCCTGGCCAGTCAGGGACTTAAACTGGCTCAATCCTGA
- a CDS encoding DUF3110 domain-containing protein: MRVNVLLFDAGSDSEGIHSLEIAGRTVVLLFENPDDAERYAGLLEAQDFLVPTVESLDREDVELFCRDAGYEARFVASGFVPESDEERLFMAPPEANRDVSQWKDEESLPEPEPSISSELDALRKRLEGLL, from the coding sequence ATGCGCGTCAACGTGCTTCTGTTCGATGCCGGCAGTGACAGTGAGGGGATCCACTCGCTTGAGATTGCCGGTCGGACGGTGGTGCTCCTGTTCGAGAACCCCGATGACGCCGAGCGCTACGCAGGATTGCTCGAAGCCCAGGACTTTCTGGTACCAACCGTTGAATCACTAGACCGTGAAGACGTGGAGCTGTTCTGTCGTGACGCTGGATATGAAGCTCGCTTTGTCGCCTCCGGCTTTGTCCCTGAATCCGACGAAGAGCGGTTGTTCATGGCACCTCCGGAAGCCAACCGTGATGTGAGTCAGTGGAAGGACGAGGAGTCGCTCCCCGAGCCTGAGCCGTCCATATCCAGCGAACTCGACGCTCTGCGCAAACGTCTTGAGGGGTTGCTTTAA
- a CDS encoding DnaJ C-terminal domain-containing protein, giving the protein MTSTADPDYWSLLGLGPEADADQLKRAFRREARRWHPDLNGNDPVAEERFKLVNEAYAVLSDPRRRRAWEQGDREGRRDRDPFEQGFPDFEDYLEVVLGQPSRRSETPPPDANDPGSWEGPPVAAPPPPPPVRAEEDLESIVELTPEQALHGTTVELNLEDGTVVELDTPPLAGDGWRLRLEGVASGGRDHFLQLRVLTDDGLRIDGLRVHYKLLLFPPDAALGCAVDVPTLDGPVTLQVPPGSSSGRLLRLRGRGLELDDRRGDQLVEIVVVIPADLGDAERALYRRLQELALEAEDG; this is encoded by the coding sequence ATGACTTCTACCGCTGATCCTGATTACTGGTCGCTGCTTGGTTTAGGTCCGGAGGCGGATGCCGACCAGTTGAAACGGGCCTTCCGTCGGGAAGCGCGCCGTTGGCATCCGGACCTCAACGGCAACGATCCCGTTGCCGAGGAGCGGTTCAAGCTGGTCAATGAGGCCTATGCCGTGCTCAGTGATCCCCGCCGCCGCCGGGCCTGGGAGCAGGGTGATCGAGAAGGACGGCGTGATCGAGACCCATTTGAACAAGGGTTCCCAGATTTCGAGGACTATCTCGAGGTGGTGCTTGGCCAGCCGTCGCGTCGGTCTGAGACGCCCCCTCCCGATGCGAACGATCCCGGTTCATGGGAGGGACCCCCTGTCGCGGCACCACCACCGCCGCCTCCCGTTCGGGCCGAGGAGGATCTCGAGTCGATCGTGGAGCTGACGCCGGAACAGGCGCTGCACGGCACCACTGTTGAGCTCAACCTTGAAGATGGAACGGTCGTGGAACTCGACACCCCTCCCCTGGCTGGAGATGGCTGGAGGTTGCGGCTCGAGGGCGTTGCCAGCGGAGGGCGCGATCACTTCCTGCAGCTGCGGGTGCTCACGGACGACGGTCTGCGCATTGATGGCCTTCGGGTGCACTACAAGTTGTTGTTGTTCCCCCCGGATGCGGCCCTCGGCTGCGCTGTGGATGTGCCAACCTTGGATGGGCCGGTAACCCTCCAGGTTCCGCCGGGTTCGTCCAGTGGAAGATTGCTGCGTCTGCGTGGGCGGGGCCTTGAGCTGGATGACCGTCGCGGTGATCAGCTGGTGGAGATTGTGGTGGTCATTCCCGCTGACCTCGGCGATGCGGAACGGGCTCTCTATCGCCGACTGCAGGAACTCGCCCTGGAGGCGGAGGACGGCTGA